The Fusobacterium pseudoperiodonticum DNA window AGCTCTCCAGTCTTTTTATTGTAAGTGATACTATTTCCATTTATCACAGAGCTTTCATCTTTAGATTTTATAACATAAGGCTCAGGTGCTGATAAAATACCTGTTTCTTCTTTATATGTTACATTTTTTGTTGTTAAACCATAGTCCTTACTTTTTACTGTAATTTCTTCTTTAGAATAGAAATCTTTAGTTCCTAAGTTATATACTATGCTTGTTCCTTTTATTCCTTCACCTTTATCATTCCAAGAATCAAAAGGCTTGTCAGTAGTAACATCTTTAGTTTCAGAATTATAGTGAATATATTCTGCTTCTAAATTATTTGTTGGTGATGTATATAGAATTTTATTTCCATATATATCTGCTTCTTTAGTTTCACTAGAATATACAAAAGTATCTGCTTTAAGGTTTTCACCTTTTGTTGAAGTTACAACCACATTACCTAAAATCTTAAATTTCTTATCATTTATATTATATTCAGCTTTATCTGCTAGAACAGAATATTCAGGATTTCCACCTTTAATTTGTCCATATACATTGATTGTATCACTATTAGCTTCTTTTTCTATATAATTTACATCAAAAACATAGTCTTGATAAGTAAATTTAACATCTCCTGTAACCTTAAAACTTTGATCAGCTTCATTTAAAACTATATCTCTACCTTTTAAACCAATTTCACCATACTTCATATCGAAACCATCAGTTGCATAAAGGTTTCTTTCATTTAGATTAAAATAAACTTTAGAAAATGTTCCTGACATTTCCTTCCCTTTTTCTACTTCACCAACTTGAAGATTTCTTACATCTGTAAGAGTATTGATATCTCCAATTTCTCCTATCTTATTAGATAAGGCAATATTTCCTTCCAATGTTATTGTCTTAGCTTCATTGTTGTAATTTGCTTTATCAGCCACTATAGAAAACAGTTTATTCTTTATAACAACTCCATCTTCTAAAGTTATATTATCCATAGAAACAGTTGTCTTAAATTTATTTGCTAATACTTCTATTCCTTTTTCTTCATTTTTAGCATACATAGGCTTAGTTGATTCTAGCTCTTCTGTTTCTTTATTATATTTTAATTGGGAAGCCTTAATTTCCCAACCATTAGCACTTTTTCCTAAAATGTTAGAATCTAATGTTAAGTTTTTATCTTTGTCAAGAAAGGCATTATCTCCACTTAGAAACATTCCTTTAATAAATGCTTTTGCCTTTTCAAACTTACTTTCTTTTTCATCTATGTAGTCAACTTGCTTCTCTGCTTCTATACGAAGATCATCACTTTCATAGACTGCATTAATGGTTTCAACCAATTTTCTTATATCTCCTGTTTCTTTATCAGAACCAAAATAATTGAAATATCCCAGTACCAATGCTACTATTCCTGCTCCAATATATGCAATTTTTTTCTTAGTCATTATTTCCTCCAAGAAGAATTTTCTTTAATTCACTCAATTTTAATAAGCTTTCCAAAGGACTCAAAGAGTTCAAGTCCATAACTTTTAACATTTCTAAAACTTTTATTTCATTTTCATTTATAAGTTCAGTTTCTATTTCTTCTTCTTCCTCTTCAAAATTATTACCAAAAAGCATCATTTGCTCGGCTTTCATTTTGCTTTCTATTAAATTTTTTCTATTTTCTAATTTTTTTAAAAACTTTCTTGAACGATTTAAAACATCTTTAGGAACTCCAGATAATCTTGCAACTTCTATTCCATAAGACTTATCTGCTCCACCCTTTACTATCTCTCTTAAGAAAACTACATTCTTACCATTTTCTTTTACTTCAACTCTAAAGTTTATAGCCCTTTCAAGCTCTTTCTCAAGTTCAGTAAGTTCATGATAGTGAGTGGCAAATATAGTTTTAGCTCCTATATTATTATGGATATATTCAGTTATAGCTGTCGCTATAGATATACCATCATAAGTTGATGTTCCTCTACCTATTTCATCTAAAACTATGAAAGATTTTTCTGTTGCATTATTTAAAATACTTGCAACCTCTGTCATCTCTAGCATGAAAGTAGATTGTCCTGTAAGCAGGTCATCACTTGCTCCAACCCTTGTAAATATTTTATCTACAATAGGAATTTTTGCATAGTCTGCTGCAACATAACTACCTATATGAGCCATTATGATATTTAAAGCAACCTGTTTCATATAAGTTGATTTCCCAGACATATTAGGCCCTGTTAAGATGATTAAATTATGTTTTTCATCTAAAATAATATCATTCTTAACATAGCTTCCACTAGCTATCAGGCTTTCAACTATAGGATGTCTTCCACCTTTTATTTCTAAGATATTATCTTCACTTATCTCAGGTTTAACATAGGAATTTTTAGTTGCTACATGGGCAAAATTTGAAACTATATCCAAGTTTGCTATTCTATTTGCCAATTTATATAGACTTTCTATATGTTCCTTTATCTCTGAACTAAGTGACTTAAATAAATCATATTCTAAGGCTTCTATCTTACTTTTAGCAGTTATAACCTTTTCTTCATACTCCTTTAAATCAGGAACTATATATCTTTCACTGTTTACAAGAGTCTGCTTTCTAATATAGTCCTCAGGAACTAAATGCTCATTAGCCTTAGTTACTTCTATAAAATATCCAAAAACTTTATTGTACTTTATTTTTAAACCTTTTATACCTGTTCTTTCTCTTTCTCTTTGCTCTATCTCAAGTATAAAGTCCTTACCAAGTTTAGATATTCTTCTAAGCTCATCTAATTCAGAATTATAATCATCTTTGATTATACCCCCTTCTCTCACTGAGAAAGGTGCTTCAACATCGATAATTAACTCTATTTTATTGTAAATATCTAAAAGAATTTCTATATCAAGTTCAAATATTTTCTTTAATTCCTGATGTTCTTTTAAAAGTTTATATGTTTCCAAAGACTTTCTAATAGAATCTTTTAATGATAAAAGATCCTTTCCATTCTCTGTACCATATATTATCTTTCCAGCTATTCTTTCTATATCATAGATATCTTTTAGCTTTTCTCTTACATTTTCTCTTAAAAGTACATCATTAAAGAAATAGTCAACATAAAACTGTCTCTCTTTTATTTTCTCTATATCTAAAAAAGGATTTTTTATAATCTTTTTTAATTCTCTACTTCCTATAGATGTTACACAACTATCTAAAACTCCCAATAGAGTACCCTTACTTTCTTCAGCTCTTTTAGGTACTAGATTAAGATTATTTTGAGTGCTGATATTCAACTCCATTATACTATCTATATTCTTGTACTCTATCTTACTAAAAGGTAGTTCATTTCCCTTTTGTAAGTCATCAATATAACGTAAAAGATTAGCAGCAGCTGAAACAGCTAAATCTTTAGATTTCAAAGAAAAAGCTTCCACAGATATAATATCAAAATATGAAGTTAAGTAGTCCTCAGCTTTTTTTACATTTTTTATCTCTGTAAATTTCACTCCTGAAAAAGAAATTCTTTCTTCCAAGATGCTTATATATTCAGAATAAGTCTTTTCATCAAGTAAAATTTCACTCGCCTGTATTTTATTTATTTCGGCCAAACCTTTTTCAAAGAAATTTTTATCTTTTATTTCAAAAACAGAAAACTCACCTGTTGTTATATCAGCATAAGCTATAGCCAAGATATTCTCTATTGTATTTATTTTTACACAGGCGATATAGTTATTATTATTTTTATCTAAAAAATCAACATCAATAATTGTTCCAGGAGTTATAACTCTTGTCACTTCCCTCTTCACTATACCAGTTGCTGCCTTAGGGTCTTCCACCTGTTCACAGATAGCAACACTATAACCCTTTTCAACCAATTTTGCAATGTAGGAAGCCACTGAATGATAAGGAACTCCTGCCAAAGGAACATCTTGTCCTTTTTCTTTATTTCTCTTTGTAAGAGTTAATCCTAATTCTTTTGAAGCTATTTTTGCATCTTCAAAAAACATCTCATAGAAATCTCCCAATCTAAACATCAAGATTTCGTTTTGATATTCCTCTTTTATTTTTTTATATTGTTGCATTAAGGGTGTGTCTGTTGACATTTATTTACCTCTCAATTTTTATTTTATTACATCATTATATTTTACCAATATTAATGCAAATCTTCAAGTAATTTTATAATTTCGTCATAGTCACTTAGAGTATTTATTTTTCTTTTAGCCTCTGCACAATTTTCAAGACCTTTTAAGTACCAAGAAATATGTTTTCTGACATCAAAAATAAACTGATCATCATTATCAATTCTTATTCTTTTCAAATGCTCTATTGCCATATTTATTTTTTCATCTTTAGTGACAGGATTTTTTACTTCTCCATATTCTAAAATTTCTCTTATATCTCTTATAAGCCAAGGGTTTCCAAAAATTCCTCTAGCAAGCATCACTCCATCAACATTTGAATAAGAAATCTTTTCTAGAGCATCTTCAGCTGTAAAGATATCTCCATTTCCCATAACTGGTATAGAAATATTGTCCTTGACTTCCTTTATGTAAGACCAATCAGCCTTTCCTGAATAAAGTTGTTCTCTTGTTCTCCCATGTACAGTTATATGGTCACAACCTACTTCTTCTGCTATCTTTCCAATTTGAACATAATTCTCAGGCTCTTTATAGCCTATTCTAATTTTTACAGAAAGCTTAACATCATCATTTAAAACTGATTTAATTTCCGATAATATTCTTTTTATTTTTTCAGGCTCTCTAACCAGTGCTGCTCCATAACCACAATTTACTATTTTTTTCATAGGGCAACCACAGTTTAAGTTAATATGTTTCACTCCTAAATTTTGTATATACTGTGCACTTGATTTTATTTTTTCAATATCTTCACCAAAAATTTGTACTGCATTTCCATCTCTTAGTTTTAATATTTTCGAAATAGTTTTATCATTTAAAACTGAAAGTGCATTTACACTCACCATTTCTGTAAAAATTAAATCAGGGTTAAAATCTTCAAGTATACCTCTAAATGTATAGTCTGTCACTCCCGCTATAGGAGCTATATAAATTTTTTTCATAAATTTTCTCCATTCCTAAATATCTTTAAATTTTAACACAAAATTGCATAATATAAAAGAGAATTTCTCAAGAATATAATCTTAAAAAATTCTCTTTTTACTAAAAATTTATTTTATTTTCTATTTCCTGCTTTTATAATAGGAATATTTGCGACTAAAGCTATTTTTCTAGGGTCATCATCACAAGGAGAAACTTCTATATTTAATTTAGATTTTTCGATTTCAACATACTTAGATAAAACTTTAAGTATATCATCTTTCATGTTTTCTAAAACTCCAGATGGTAACATTGCTCTATCTTGTATTAAGACTAGTTTTAATCTATTTTTAGCTTCGTCTTTTGAATTTTCTTTTTTAAATAAACCTGATAGCATACCTAACACTGTTATCACCTCTTAAATACGAATTTTATTTTTTCTAATATACTCATTTTAATATCTAAATCTAGTAAAGGAATTTCTACTCCTTCTATTCTACTTGCAATATTCTTAAATGCTTTTGCTGCTAAAGAATCTCCTTTATATACTAAAGGTTCTCCTTTATTTGTAGAAATAACTACATTTTCATCATCAGGAACTACTCCTAATAATTTTACAGCTAATATATCAAGTATGTCTTCAACACTTAACATATTCTTTTCTTTTACCATATCTATTCTTAGTCTATTTACAACAATTCTTGGACTTTTTATTCCTGCAGCTTCCAATAGTCCAATTATTCTATCAGCATCTCTTGTAGCTGAAACTTCAGGAGTTGTAACAACTATAGCCTCATCTGCTGCAGCTATTGCATTTTTAAATCCTTGTTCTATTCCTGCTGGACAGTCTATTAAGATATAGTCAAAACTTTCCTTTAAAGAAAAAATTAATTCTTTCATTTGGTCAGTATTGACATCGTTTTTATCTCTTATTTGAGCAGCTGGTAATAACACAAGATTTGGACATCTCTTATCTTTAATTAAAGCTTGGCTTACTCTACATCTTCCTTCAATAACATCAATTAAATCATAGACTATCCTATTTTCAAGTCCCATAACAACATCTAGATTTCTTAAACCTATATCTGTGTCTATAAGTAAAACCTTATGACCTTTTTCAGCTAAAGCAGCTCCTATATTTGCAGTCGTTGTTGTTTTTCCAACTCCACCTTTTCCTGAGGTAATAACAATAACTCTTGCTCCCATACTATATCAACTCCTCAACAACTATTTCTTGATTTTTTATTCTTGCAATCCTAAATTTATTTTTTTTGTTAACTCTTGAAGAATCTAAAATTTCTTTTTGCATATCAGTTTTAGTTTTCATTCCTATAGTCAGTTGAATAGGATTGAAATAAATCGCAGTCACAAAAGCTTGTTCATCTCCATTTAATCCTGCATAAACAGTTCCATTAAGACGACCTAAAACTATTACATTCCCTCTAGCTCTTATTATAGAAGATGGGTTTACATCTCCTATTACAACTACACTTCCATCTGATTCTATTTTTGCTCCTGATCTTAAAGTTCCTCTATAAAAATGAGTTTTTCCTTCTTCCATCAATGGATTAAACTTACTTAGATCCATTGCTTGATCCTTAGATTTTTTATCTTTAGGTTTTTTCTCATTTTTTTCGTTCTTTTCATTTTTTTCAGTAAAAATATATGAAATAACTATGTTACTATTTTCTGTTAGGATTCCAATTAGAATATCTTCTTCTTCACTTGTCAACTTTCTACCGCTGAACTCTATTGCCATACGACTATTTCCAATAAAATTCTTTGCTTCTAATATCTTAGTTTTTAGAATATCACATAATTCCAAAAAATCAGATTTTGGGTTTAAAGCAATTACCAATCTATCATTTTTACCTTTTATAATTACCTGGTTGCTCATAATTCCACCTACATAATAATTTTATTCTACCCATCTAGAAAAGTATAACATAGTATGTAAAATATTGCAAACACTAAGAAAAAAAATTAGATGTTCCAGTTTTCTAGTCTTCTTCTTAATTGTTCTACTTCTAGTTTTAAATCATTCATTAAGTATTCTAAAATTTCTTTTGTTGTTTTTTCATCATTTACCATAGCTGCAACTTGTCCTGACATGAAGCTTCCTCTTTCAGTATCTCCTTCAACAACAGCTAATCTTAAACTTCCAGTTCCTAATTTTTCAATTTCTTCTTTAGGAGCTCCACTTCTTTCAAGTTCTATCATTTCTTTTGCTAATTTGTTATCAATAACTCTTACAGGGTGCCCTGTTGAAGTTCCTGTTACTACAGTTGATCTATCCTTAGCTTTTAAGATTATATCTTTATAGTTTTGATGAATTATACATTCTTTTGCTGTTAAGAATATAGTTCCACATTGAATAGCATCTGCTCCCATAGCAAGTGCAGCTAAGAATTGTTTTCCACTAGCTATACCTCCAGCAGCTATAACTGGTATAGATACTGCATTAACTATTTGAGGAAGTAAAGCCATAGTTGTAAGAGTTCCAACGTGTCCTCCACTTTCCATTCCTTCAACTATAACAGCATCTGCTCCTATCTTTTCCATTCTTTCTGCTAGTTTAACTGTAGGTATAACAGGAATAACTTTTATATTAGCAGCTTTTAATTTTTCCATAAAAGCTCCAGGATTTCCTGCACCTGTTGTGATAACTTTTACTCCTTCTTCAATACAAACATTCATTTGCTCTTCTACATCTGGACGTAGAAGCATTAAGTTAACACCAAATGGATTAGAAGTTATTTCTTTAGCTTTTCTAATATGTTGTCTTAAAAGTTCTGGTTCCATTCCTCCACCAGCAATTATTCCAAGACCTCCATCTCTTGAAACAGCTCCTGCTAATTCTCCACCTGATACCCAAGCCATAGCTCCTTGAAATATTGGATATTTAATCCCTAATAATTCACATATTTTATTATTTTTCATTAAAGTTTCCTCCATATATTTTAAATTTATTTCTCCATACATAAAGATACCCTTAGGAAGATATGCATATACTATACATCTTAGTGCTGCTTCCTTCCAGATCTGACACGGTTCGATGATAATATATCATATCCCCTAAGGGCAATATATATTATCATTTTTATTTTTATTTGTCAATATTATGCACCAATTTTATTTAAAAAGTCTTCTTTTATTTGTTCTCTTATCTTTGATTTTAAAGAAGAGTTTTCTCCATTTAAGATTTCATCAAAAATTTCAACTATATTAGTCTTAATTTGTAATGTTCTTGAATCAGTGTCATAACTATAATAAATTTCACCAGTATTTAATTCTTTTAATAGAGGTGCTATTATTTCTCTAGTAACTTCATCTTCTATTTTCATAGTTTCAATTATTTTTGCTACATCAAGTTTCATATCTTTTAGATGTATACTTCCATTTATAACTAAATGAGAACCATCTGTTTTTAAATTTTGGAATAAAACTCCTTGTCCACCTTGTAATAAATCGCTTCCTAAATCTTTTAAATCAGCCTCAGGAATATTCAAAGTTGACTCTGTAAGCTCTGTATCAAAGTTAATGAAACCTTTAAATTCACCTATGGTATTTCCTTTTTCTCCAAATAATTTAAACTCAGTATTTTCTGTGTCCTTTGAAATTCTTGTTGAGAAATTCTTAACTTCACCATTAAAACTAATTCCATAAACATTAGAAGTGATAATTATACTGTTAAAGAATAGTTCCCATACATCTTCATCATCTAATTTAGAATCTTTTTCTTTTCTAACACGAATTTCATCAAGAATATTTCTATATTTCAAAGAAAGATTATATATTTTTTGTTCATAAACTAAGTTTAAATACATATTGATATAACCGTCTAAATCGAATAAAACAAGTTTATTTCTATTTAAGAAGTTTCTTACAACTCTATCTAGTGATTCTTCTAAAGTCATTCCATCTTTAAGTTCATCTTCAGTCTTACTTAAATCTTTAATATCTAAATCTTGTCCAAGTTTCTTTGTACTTTTACCAATATTAGATATTTCTCCAACTACTTCTGAAATATTTAAATTCTTTTCACTACTTTCTTTAATATTCTTTATGCTTTGTTTTATTTTTTCAAGTTCACTAAGATCTGTTCTATTACTTAAATTTCTTGAAAAAACTTCATTTAAATTTAAATGATTTTCTTCTATTTTATTCAAATAAAGATTTTTTAACTCAGATAAAACCTTTTCTCTCTTAGCTTTTTCTTCAGCTTCAGTCACTTTATTTTCAAAAACAACCATATCTTCTTCAGGATTATAATCGTATTTTGCATCCCCAAAGAAAGATATTCCTTCTATTTCTGCATCATCAAAAGTTATTATTTTCTTTCTAAAGTTTATATTATAATAACTTTTTAATTTATCGATAGAAATAAAGACTTCTTCTTCATTTAAGTTACTCATAATCTTTACATCTTTTAAAGTAATGTAACGTTCAAAATAATCTAAATCCAAACTACCTATTGTAACTTCTGCATTATTTGCCTGAGACATTTTTCTTTCTAAATAAGCTTTTAACAAAATATCTCTTGCAAAAAACAGGATGGTAACTGAAATAACAATAAATAGTAATAAAAAACCTATAAATTTTTTCATATAACCTCACCTATATATATTTTCTAATTATTAATTTGATTTTTTCTTTTTTAGTTAAGCCATTTTCTTCCACAATCTTAAATTTTCCATACTTTTTAATTATTATAGTATCCCCCACAGCTATCTTAGTACTCTTTTCTCTTTCTACCTCATAATTTAATTGTACATTTCCTAAATCTATGTAGTTTGTACCTAAAGTTCTAGATAAATTAGTTAGCTCTGCAACCAAGCTATCCAATCTTAAAGATGCTAGAGTTATATTTAATTCTTGATATTCATTTTGAGGTATCTCACTTTCATCTATTTCTATAATTTCAACAGGTGAAGAATTTACTCTCAAAAGATTCTCTTTTAAAAAATCAAACATATTCTCTAATATAATACCATAACAATGACCATTTTTAACAATTAAATCTCCTAAACTTTCTCTTTTTAAACCTAAAGCTAAGATATTCCCTAAATAATGCTTGTGTTCCAAGTCAATAAATTTAGATTTCTTTTCTATTTTAAAGTATTTCACAGGAAAAAACAAATCTTCTTCTGTAAAATCTTTTGGATAGACTGCCAATAATTTTTTTTCACAGTCTTCATTTAGACCCTTAAAAGAGAAATTTAGTTCATGATGTTTCAACTTATTAAGTTGAGATATTGGAAAAAATTGTTTACTATATACTATCATATCAGTTTTTTCTGCTAATTCAATACAATTTTCAATTTTTTCTAAATTATTATTTGTTTTATCTATATTTTTCATAATAGATATTCTATCATTTTTTTTCTAAAAATAAAATAAAAAAAGTCCATTTTTTATATGGACTTTTTTGCGGGATTAGCATATCTATTATTTTTTTCATTATTATTATGGGAAATTACCCTTCTCATTTAAGAGAAGGGCCTTTTTTCTTTCTGGGGGGAGAGAAAAAAATTTTATTATCTATAACCTTTAGACGAGACCCCCTAGAAAAAAGTTTAAAAGTTTTTTATTTTTTTTTAAATTTTTTTATGATAAGAATTGAAGCTTTATATAATTAGCTTTATAGAGTTGGAGTATAGTAAAAAACAAGTGAACTTGCATCTAAATTTTAGATAAAAAATCAAATAGAGTGAGCCGAGTAAATCTCGACGTGTCTGAACGTAGTGAGTTAGTCGAATTTACAGCGAACTCTTGATTTTTTATCGTTAAGAAATTTAGCTAGCAATGAGCTGTTTTTTACTATCTCATATTTATAAATCTTTACTCTTAGCTTCAAAGCTTATCATTATTGGACTTCCATCGAAACCAAATGCTTCTCTAAATTTATTTTCTATATATC harbors:
- a CDS encoding septum site-determining protein MinC yields the protein MSNQVIIKGKNDRLVIALNPKSDFLELCDILKTKILEAKNFIGNSRMAIEFSGRKLTSEEEDILIGILTENSNIVISYIFTEKNEKNEKNEKKPKDKKSKDQAMDLSKFNPLMEEGKTHFYRGTLRSGAKIESDGSVVVIGDVNPSSIIRARGNVIVLGRLNGTVYAGLNGDEQAFVTAIYFNPIQLTIGMKTKTDMQKEILDSSRVNKKNKFRIARIKNQEIVVEELI
- the dusB gene encoding tRNA dihydrouridine synthase DusB, which translates into the protein MKKIYIAPIAGVTDYTFRGILEDFNPDLIFTEMVSVNALSVLNDKTISKILKLRDGNAVQIFGEDIEKIKSSAQYIQNLGVKHINLNCGCPMKKIVNCGYGAALVREPEKIKRILSEIKSVLNDDVKLSVKIRIGYKEPENYVQIGKIAEEVGCDHITVHGRTREQLYSGKADWSYIKEVKDNISIPVMGNGDIFTAEDALEKISYSNVDGVMLARGIFGNPWLIRDIREILEYGEVKNPVTKDEKINMAIEHLKRIRIDNDDQFIFDVRKHISWYLKGLENCAEAKRKINTLSDYDEIIKLLEDLH
- the minE gene encoding cell division topological specificity factor MinE; the protein is MLSGLFKKENSKDEAKNRLKLVLIQDRAMLPSGVLENMKDDILKVLSKYVEIEKSKLNIEVSPCDDDPRKIALVANIPIIKAGNRK
- the minD gene encoding septum site-determining protein MinD, with the protein product MGARVIVITSGKGGVGKTTTTANIGAALAEKGHKVLLIDTDIGLRNLDVVMGLENRIVYDLIDVIEGRCRVSQALIKDKRCPNLVLLPAAQIRDKNDVNTDQMKELIFSLKESFDYILIDCPAGIEQGFKNAIAAADEAIVVTTPEVSATRDADRIIGLLEAAGIKSPRIVVNRLRIDMVKEKNMLSVEDILDILAVKLLGVVPDDENVVISTNKGEPLVYKGDSLAAKAFKNIASRIEGVEIPLLDLDIKMSILEKIKFVFKR
- the mutS gene encoding DNA mismatch repair protein MutS, translated to MSTDTPLMQQYKKIKEEYQNEILMFRLGDFYEMFFEDAKIASKELGLTLTKRNKEKGQDVPLAGVPYHSVASYIAKLVEKGYSVAICEQVEDPKAATGIVKREVTRVITPGTIIDVDFLDKNNNNYIACVKINTIENILAIAYADITTGEFSVFEIKDKNFFEKGLAEINKIQASEILLDEKTYSEYISILEERISFSGVKFTEIKNVKKAEDYLTSYFDIISVEAFSLKSKDLAVSAAANLLRYIDDLQKGNELPFSKIEYKNIDSIMELNISTQNNLNLVPKRAEESKGTLLGVLDSCVTSIGSRELKKIIKNPFLDIEKIKERQFYVDYFFNDVLLRENVREKLKDIYDIERIAGKIIYGTENGKDLLSLKDSIRKSLETYKLLKEHQELKKIFELDIEILLDIYNKIELIIDVEAPFSVREGGIIKDDYNSELDELRRISKLGKDFILEIEQRERERTGIKGLKIKYNKVFGYFIEVTKANEHLVPEDYIRKQTLVNSERYIVPDLKEYEEKVITAKSKIEALEYDLFKSLSSEIKEHIESLYKLANRIANLDIVSNFAHVATKNSYVKPEISEDNILEIKGGRHPIVESLIASGSYVKNDIILDEKHNLIILTGPNMSGKSTYMKQVALNIIMAHIGSYVAADYAKIPIVDKIFTRVGASDDLLTGQSTFMLEMTEVASILNNATEKSFIVLDEIGRGTSTYDGISIATAITEYIHNNIGAKTIFATHYHELTELEKELERAINFRVEVKENGKNVVFLREIVKGGADKSYGIEVARLSGVPKDVLNRSRKFLKKLENRKNLIESKMKAEQMMLFGNNFEEEEEEIETELINENEIKVLEMLKVMDLNSLSPLESLLKLSELKKILLGGNND
- a CDS encoding nitronate monooxygenase, producing the protein MKNNKICELLGIKYPIFQGAMAWVSGGELAGAVSRDGGLGIIAGGGMEPELLRQHIRKAKEITSNPFGVNLMLLRPDVEEQMNVCIEEGVKVITTGAGNPGAFMEKLKAANIKVIPVIPTVKLAERMEKIGADAVIVEGMESGGHVGTLTTMALLPQIVNAVSIPVIAAGGIASGKQFLAALAMGADAIQCGTIFLTAKECIIHQNYKDIILKAKDRSTVVTGTSTGHPVRVIDNKLAKEMIELERSGAPKEEIEKLGTGSLRLAVVEGDTERGSFMSGQVAAMVNDEKTTKEILEYLMNDLKLEVEQLRRRLENWNI
- a CDS encoding LptA/OstA family protein, with the translated sequence MTKKKIAYIGAGIVALVLGYFNYFGSDKETGDIRKLVETINAVYESDDLRIEAEKQVDYIDEKESKFEKAKAFIKGMFLSGDNAFLDKDKNLTLDSNILGKSANGWEIKASQLKYNKETEELESTKPMYAKNEEKGIEVLANKFKTTVSMDNITLEDGVVIKNKLFSIVADKANYNNEAKTITLEGNIALSNKIGEIGDINTLTDVRNLQVGEVEKGKEMSGTFSKVYFNLNERNLYATDGFDMKYGEIGLKGRDIVLNEADQSFKVTGDVKFTYQDYVFDVNYIEKEANSDTINVYGQIKGGNPEYSVLADKAEYNINDKKFKILGNVVVTSTKGENLKADTFVYSSETKEADIYGNKILYTSPTNNLEAEYIHYNSETKDVTTDKPFDSWNDKGEGIKGTSIVYNLGTKDFYSKEEITVKSKDYGLTTKNVTYKEETGILSAPEPYVIKSKDESSVINGNSITYNKKTGELTSPGDIVMNNKGTIMKGHDLVFNNITGVGKLQGPIPFENKEDKMSGTAKEIIIKRGEYVDLMGPVRVKQDTTNMVVDKARYSYKDELVHVNTPVKFDDPVRSMVGSVSSATYSPKDGILRGSDFNMREPNRTAKAQNVVIYNKENRRLELVGNAYLSSGADSISGPKIVYYLDTKDAETPTNSVIKYDQYTIKSSYGKVNKESGEIFVKNADVKSVDGNEFYSNQAKGNINDVVHFTGNVKGKSKQKEGDVYFSGDKADLYMAKIDDKYQAKKVIVNTKSTFTQLNRKIVSNYMELDLIKKEVYAKDKPVLTIDDGPKGNTLVKADDVTGYIDQDLIKLNKNVYVKNVNEKKEEVVLTADRGAVTKKMADVYDRVKVVTKDSVTTANEGHYDMENRKIRAKGNVHVEYQTDKSAGNVFDNMTSTNTKKTTKK
- a CDS encoding YlmH/Sll1252 family protein, with the protein product MKNIDKTNNNLEKIENCIELAEKTDMIVYSKQFFPISQLNKLKHHELNFSFKGLNEDCEKKLLAVYPKDFTEEDLFFPVKYFKIEKKSKFIDLEHKHYLGNILALGLKRESLGDLIVKNGHCYGIILENMFDFLKENLLRVNSSPVEIIEIDESEIPQNEYQELNITLASLRLDSLVAELTNLSRTLGTNYIDLGNVQLNYEVEREKSTKIAVGDTIIIKKYGKFKIVEENGLTKKEKIKLIIRKYI